Sequence from the Ammospiza nelsoni isolate bAmmNel1 chromosome 7, bAmmNel1.pri, whole genome shotgun sequence genome:
CTAGAGCACAACCATGGCAAGATAAACCATTCACTTGCATGAATGGCTCCATGTTATTACTGCcacttcctttttattttcatggtgattttgttttgatttatgtATATGCATAGAAGTTCAAGCCCCTGTATAATGATTGTGTCATAAAACTGGCCCAGAAAGCAGCAAGTGACACCCCCTGCTCACTGCCCTCAGTGTACATTTGCTGGGGCAGCCTCATTACACCCCTCAGCTTTTCACTTGCTCCTCTAATGTGGGCTGGGTAGCACCTGATCAGACAGAGTAAAAACACACTACAAATAATGGATTACCACACAAATAATGGGTTACAGTGGCATTTTACTCCACTCCTTTAAGTGTTTTGACTTTATATCCAAACAACATTTCAGAGGAAGCAAAAGTAAGTTTGTGTACATGTTCCATTCTTGGTTTATCCTTGCATGATCCAAAGGATTTCTGACTAATCTCAGGCACTCAAAATGTGTGCATTAGAGTATTAGGTGAATATCCATGTTGTAGTCCAACATTGCTGTTGGCATATTGCAAAAATCGTAGCAAAAATACTTAGTGAATTCAGTGGAAAAAGTTTTTGTAAATACATTATAAATCTTTTAAACTGCCACACAACATTTTGAACTGGTTTGTAACCAATACTCAATGATTTGTAACCAAACTCACATTTGTTCTCTGTTCTGTGTCTTAAGTTgcatatttaaaattacttggACACAGCTATTATTTTATGACTTCAAGTAAGTGCTGAGAGTATGCATTGTGTATGTCTTGAAGAATGTCATGATTATTCTGTATGCTAGAGAGGAGTAATTTGAAAAAAGACTTGGAAAGCTCCTTCGAAAACTTTGGCAAATTCTTGGTCTGTGTGAACTTGTCCAATGTATAAATCACAAAATTAGGTTCATTCGCCTTTGTTGCTGAATTTACACTTTGAGAAATGCATTTACCAGGACCACTTTTGCTTCACAAAGATCTAAAAAGTCACAGCCTCAACAAAAAATCAGCCTAaaggtgattttgttttgaaatggaacaaattaatatttttaatgacatGGTATATTTGGAATAGCTCAGTGGATTTAAGAGAAATTTGCCTTATTTTCTCTGACTTACTCATAGGTAAAAAGACAGAACTGGATTAATAATTTCTTGCTAGGTTTCATGACAACCTCATCCAATTTGCAAATATTTGCCCTGTAAacaatacaaatatatattatattcatatttatagatatatgaaGTTATTTAGGAATAAATACATGTGGCTTTTGACTCATTTTTCTTGCTGAAGCAAAACCCCAAAGAGCTTGCCACTCCTTTTCAAGACAGTCTTGTGTCCATAGGTTCATTAATTCTACTGAGAACAATGGCAGTTTTATAAAAATCATCCCTCTGGGGCATGGgttaaagtttttttaaattttgctaattaattttctccacaaattctttctgttgtttgtttAGTGTCCTTTTAGTGGTCTTTGGCAGTAACATGACTGCTGAATTTATTCTCTCTTTCACCCTCTTTCCTGTTAACTCTGCTTGAGGTAGCAGTTGGTTGACTGAAGCATAATGGGAATAATCTAAGTTAATGCTGGGGGCTCTAAACATTTCCTCAACAAATAAGCAGCAGTGTGTTGATAGCCTGTAACTATTTTATAAGTGCAATTAAATCACAGTGATTGATTGGGCTGGGGTGAAAATCAGAATCATTTAGAACAGCAAATTCTTCACAGGGAAACCCTCACTAAACTAAGAAAACACACAAGCgaacaacaaaaataaaccatttAAGGAGTTCTGCTCCTATACCatgttttcctcatttctcaGCCCTGTTTAGGAGGAACAACTTGATCAAAGTGAGACCTTTTGTTTCTTGAGACTGCACCTTTTCTGCTGTTAATTTATGTTGAGTGAAAACACACATTAGAGTTAACTGATCTAGAAGTTTAGTTGCTAAAAGTGGGAGAGGAAATCTGTGTCCTTTTCattttgtctcttttctctccctttgcCTGGCTTCAGATTACAAAATCTTGCACTTCTGTAGTACTTGTTGGATTCCTCCTAGAACGCATTCAATTCACTAAATTGCTGGAAAATTACCTATTTTCTGCCAGGTTTTGTGCTTGTTCAGCACTGAATCAGCTCCACACAGAATCAGATGATTACTACTGTCATTGCGAGGGAAGGAGTGCAGGATGCAGCCAAGGTTGCAGCCTCCTCACTGGAGAGAAGGGAAGTTGAAAACAGAAGGGTCACGTATTTATGAAAATAACTAATATGAAATATGGGATTTAATGTATAGTTTAGCATAGTGGTACTGGCTCCACAAAATCACTAGGGTGCTGTGCCTATGAAAAATTTGGTAATACCCCTGCAATATCTATGTTGCCTGTTTCAGTTCTGTCTGAGTAGTAGATATtaaatgtttttgcttttttttactTCTAGGTTGTTTTTTATATGTAAGtaacattttatttgttttgttaatCTAAGTACAAATACTCTCAATGGATCTGTTCTCTTGGGTATCCATTACTTCTGAATGCACTCTACTAATGTGAAGACATGACTAACCAGACAATTAAGATTTCAGCACTAATTATTGGTAATCCTATAGTCTGGCTGATTCCTACTAGAACTATTCTCAAGAATTGGCACACATTCTGTGTTTTTAGAAGCAATGTGAAGATTTTAACATTACTTTAAGAAAATCTGGATGTAGACAGGATAGGGAAAACTCCATAGAAGAGAACCACTTACCTCCCTTAGAACAGATACACTTTATTAGAATAACTTTATTTCTAGTCAGAAATGGCTTTGATTCAGCTGCATTTGATTAGTATTAACTTGTGAAACTAAATTTAGAACCACAACAAAGGCAGAAGAAATGTATGATTGACTTTGTACACAGGGCATAAAGGTTAGGAACTTGCAGTAATCTGAGTTTGACTCCTGAGGCCATAAACTTTAGCAATTGTTTAACACGTTGGTTTTACTTTGTAgatatttttcctcaaaaagtTCTCTAAGTGACAGTTTAAGTAATTCTAAACATAGTGTTAACTGGAGCAAATGTATTCCAGTGAAAAAAACATATGACATGGAACTCAGAGGTGTCAACTGAATAATCAGTATGTACTGAAActaattttcctgcttttcacaAGACCTGCAATTTTCTAAGACATTATTGTGTATTTAGAATTGTAAATAAAAGCACTGAGAAAACTTGAACCAGAAATGAAAATACCActcaaaataactttttttcatGTACTTTTATTTTACCTAGAATAGAAACTTTGCAAACCATCAATTACTGAGAATGGAGGGAAATACCTTAGCATGTAACAGAGGAGGCTTTGGTTATAAGTGCCATTTCTACAGCAGAGTTAAGCTATTGTAAACCAAACATCTTGTAGTAAGGTCAAAATATCCAGGCAAACTTTTAAGAATAACACCAACACCAAAAACATTTACATATAAacaacagagaaatattttctaaactttTAACAACGACTTTGCTACAATCCAAAGTGTTTAGTTCACATATCTATACATACAGTCACTAAAACTTTTGTGAACCAACCACTTGTCCACAGGACCTGCCTAGACAGTTTGTCATCAATACGAAAggttttttatataaataagtCAATTAAACTTCACAGAGACTAAAAGAAACAATATAAAATTCCAGCTGTAAATAAATCTGTACATTATTGTCAGTCTTATTTGTCTGAAATCTCGCGCAGCTTTAAAGTCCCTTTATAAAATGATGGCAAGGAGCAGCGTTAGCTGGAATGGAAACTCGAAGACTCCGACTCTGTAGAAACAGAAGAATGTCCCGCACGTTTGCCTTTTGAAAGAATCTTGAGGCTTGATCCTCTGCTAACTGATGTCAAGGCATTTTGAGCTGATGTTTTGAACTTGGCACCCAAGAAGGCGTACAGAATTGGATTCAGGCAGCAGTGGAAGAATGCCAGGGCTTCTGTAATGGAGATCCATTTGTGCACTATGGTCTCCAAGCTGCAGCGGTGCCTGATGACCCCCAGCAAGATGAAGGTGTCGATGCTGATGCCAATATAATATGGCAGCCAGCAGGCAAAGAAGGCGAGGATGAGGATAACCGTGGTCTTCAAAGCTTTGCGCTTCTGGTGGCCTTTGGAGTGTGACAGCTTGGATATGATAATACAGTAGCAAGTCAGGATTATTAGACCAGGCAAGACAAGTCCTACCAGGATATGCTGGAATCTGAACGAGATCTGCCAGTTTTCATGGGGGTACATGCGGTCACAGAGATACTTTCCTTCCACTTCACTGGTACCGGCGAAGATTAAATCGGGTACTGTCAGAAGCACAGCTGGCAGCCACACGCCCACATACACCACCTTCTCAGCCAAGAGCTTTCGTGGGCGCTGGCTGTTGGTGGCGTGGACTATTGCCAGGTAACGATCTAA
This genomic interval carries:
- the CXCR4 gene encoding C-X-C chemokine receptor type 4 — encoded protein: MALSMDSSLDSLDLSSGLLIELSENGTDEIGSGDYGDYEEPCYQHENADFNRIFLPTIYSIIFLTGIIGNGLVIIVMGYQKKQRSMTDKYRLHLSVADLLFVITLPFWSVDAAISWYFGNVLCKAVHVIYTVNLYSSVLILAFISLDRYLAIVHATNSQRPRKLLAEKVVYVGVWLPAVLLTVPDLIFAGTSEVEGKYLCDRMYPHENWQISFRFQHILVGLVLPGLIILTCYCIIISKLSHSKGHQKRKALKTTVILILAFFACWLPYYIGISIDTFILLGVIRHRCSLETIVHKWISITEALAFFHCCLNPILYAFLGAKFKTSAQNALTSVSRGSSLKILSKGKRAGHSSVSTESESSSFHSS